The DNA sequence ATAGCTATTTTTGTGTTAAATTAAGTTGCAATTTGTGCTTGACTGTAGGGAATATCGACGTATATTTTTAGTGACAGTAGAGACGAAAGGAGTCAATCATTATATTACCCATCATTGCCGATTGGCGTACTTCATCTTGTACAAAAGCGCAAAGGAAACCTTCCGGCGGCTTGAATTTTTGCTGGGTGAATCCGATATTAGTGAATAGGAAGGTGATTTTGTATGAAAAAGAGAGCAAATCATATGAAAGTTAAGAAAACCAAAGAAATCTTAGCGATATATTTACGTGTCTTGGGTTATCAGGAAAGCGACCATATGTGGGCTGCCCATTGCTTAGAGATGGACATAGTGGGATATGGCAAGAATTTCCAAAATGCTGTAAATAATCTGAAAGAATTAATTGAGATGCAAATTAGTTTTGCCATTCATAAAGGACAACCGACATTATTAGACCGTCCGGCACCCGCAGAGATTATTGAGGTGTATAACAGATTATTCAGATTGAACTTAGAGAGACCGACAGAGACAAATACAGTAGACCGTAAGCGCAGAATCACAAGTATTCCCTTCCCGAGAAATCTATTAAATTCGGATTTCTGCATTGCCCAAGCGTAGAATATATAAATTCCGCGATTTGATTAGAATACTTCGTGAGTTTGATCCTCAATTTGAAATCCATCGCAGCAGGGGGAAGGGTAGCCATCGAATGATTTATCATCCAAATATAGGGGGTAGGCCAGTATCTTTCCCCATTGTTTGTCATGGAGAAGGTGATGAAATTTATAGGGGAATATTGGACAATCTTATTCGTGCTTTTAATCTCCCCCCGGGGGTTCTATAGAATATAAATCCAAGAATTCCAGTTCCGCAGGGTCTTAGGCCGCATTCCCATGCGGGCGTGACCCTGCGGGTCAGTTGCTTTCATCTTTTTCACACAACCCCGAACCATCGCTCTGCGAAATATTCTATTTCCCTTCGCCGCCGGCTTAACCTTATATTGCAAACATGCGGCTTCGTAAAATAAAATACCTTCTCCCGGCCATTATCATTCTCCTCATTCTCCTTCGCTTCTATCTGGGCGAAAAACCGGCCGAAATTGCCGATGGTCAAATCCGGGTCATCCGGATTATCGATGGCGACACGGTTGACCTGACCGGCGGCCGGACTGTTCGTCTCCTCGGCATTGATTGTCCCGAAAAAGGAGAGCCCTTCGCCGATTCAGCCGGCGCCTTCTTGACCCGTCTGGCTCTTGGCAAAACGGTCTCCCTGAAATATTCAAAAAGGAAAAAAGACAACTACGATCGCCTTTTGGCTTACCTCTATACCGATTCGGTCTGGCTCAATCGCGAGCTCCTTCGTCAGGGGCTGGCCGGTCTCTATCTTTTTGAGGATAACCTCCCCGACAAGGAAATTGTCGCCCAACTCCTTGCCGCCCAGAATGA is a window from the Candidatus Zixiibacteriota bacterium genome containing:
- a CDS encoding thermonuclease family protein — translated: MRLRKIKYLLPAIIILLILLRFYLGEKPAEIADGQIRVIRIIDGDTVDLTGGRTVRLLGIDCPEKGEPFADSAGAFLTRLALGKTVSLKYSKRKKDNYDRLLAYLYTDSVWLNRELLRQGLAGLYLFEDNLPDKEIVAQLLAAQNEAMDHHRGIWTIPHQKEDFYLSKKGSLRFHRPSCDEVRKFRPGEIIRFAAREEALRQGLSPCRNCHP